From Zavarzinella sp., one genomic window encodes:
- a CDS encoding c-type cytochrome domain-containing protein, whose translation MLRFNRLLGISLVLACVATTNSAEKPVSYYNDVRPIFQIHCNGCHQPAKQGGSYLMTSYQQLFDSGDSDQPGIVKKDPSKSLLVQLLHGVKGRARMPKGQAELPKEQIELITRWVAEGALDDTPAAAKQQLIDADHPPKYQSLPVITSLAFSPDGELLAVAGHHEVLLHKADGSQLVGRLIGLSERIQAVAFSPDGKYLAVSGGDPGRFGEIQIWDVAKRQLRSSIPVGYDTVYGVSWSPDSAIVACGCADNTLRAFTVADGKQVLFQGAHSDWVLGTEFSQTGKHLISISRDQSVKLTEVQTNRFIDNVTSITPGALTGGLLAVQLRPTIRPDLLETMKAVALFGSQTSRINVPLMGIRDHQFKQKMAVVPNDAPGQPAQVYDEILVAGSDGKARLYKIHREVKRQIGDDANKIREFPALNGRIYALAFDPHGQYFAAGSSLDGKGEIKVFDVRTGQTKSTFENVISPVYTLSYHPNGKSVASAGFDGLVRLHDPMTGKLQKSFVPVPK comes from the coding sequence ATGTTGCGTTTTAACAGATTACTTGGAATCAGTTTGGTGTTGGCATGTGTTGCTACCACCAACAGTGCAGAAAAACCGGTCAGTTATTACAACGATGTCCGGCCGATATTTCAAATTCACTGTAACGGCTGCCACCAGCCTGCAAAGCAGGGTGGTAGTTATCTGATGACGAGCTACCAGCAATTGTTTGATTCTGGAGACAGCGATCAACCGGGCATTGTGAAAAAAGATCCATCGAAAAGTCTGTTGGTTCAACTGTTACATGGCGTGAAAGGTAGAGCCCGAATGCCCAAAGGCCAGGCAGAATTACCCAAAGAACAAATCGAACTGATTACCCGCTGGGTAGCAGAAGGTGCTCTAGACGATACCCCCGCTGCGGCAAAACAACAGCTGATTGATGCTGACCACCCACCTAAATATCAATCGCTGCCAGTGATCACATCATTGGCTTTTTCACCAGATGGAGAATTACTGGCTGTCGCCGGACACCATGAGGTGTTGTTGCACAAAGCCGACGGCAGCCAACTGGTGGGCCGATTAATTGGCCTGTCGGAACGAATCCAGGCAGTTGCTTTTTCACCAGATGGTAAATACCTCGCTGTTTCTGGCGGAGATCCAGGCAGATTCGGCGAAATCCAGATTTGGGATGTTGCGAAACGCCAATTGCGTTCTTCGATTCCAGTAGGTTACGACACTGTCTATGGTGTCAGCTGGTCTCCAGATAGTGCAATCGTCGCATGTGGCTGTGCAGACAATACCCTGAGGGCATTTACCGTTGCTGATGGTAAGCAGGTACTCTTTCAGGGAGCCCACTCCGATTGGGTTCTTGGCACCGAATTTTCGCAGACCGGGAAGCACCTGATATCGATCAGCCGTGATCAATCGGTGAAATTGACAGAAGTTCAGACGAATCGATTTATCGACAATGTCACCAGCATTACACCTGGTGCACTGACGGGGGGTCTGCTGGCAGTTCAGCTACGACCCACAATTCGTCCGGATTTACTGGAAACCATGAAGGCCGTTGCTCTTTTTGGTTCGCAGACAAGCCGAATCAATGTTCCTTTGATGGGAATAAGAGATCATCAATTCAAACAAAAGATGGCGGTTGTTCCAAACGACGCACCTGGTCAACCTGCACAGGTTTATGACGAAATTCTTGTTGCTGGCTCTGATGGAAAAGCACGTCTTTATAAGATCCATCGTGAAGTGAAACGGCAGATTGGTGACGATGCCAACAAAATCAGAGAATTTCCTGCGTTGAATGGCCGGATATATGCGCTGGCGTTTGACCCACATGGGCAATACTTTGCCGCTGGCAGTAGCCTGGATGGGAAAGGAGAAATCAAGGTATTTGACGTGCGAACTGGGCAGACGAAATCTACATTTGAAAACGTAATTTCGCCTGTTTACACCCTAAGCTACCACCCTAATGGAAAATCCGTCGCATCTGCTGGGTTTGACGGGCTCGTTCGACTGCACGATCCCATGACTGGAAAATTGCAAAAATCGTTTGTTCCAGTACCAAAATAA